One Deltaproteobacteria bacterium DNA segment encodes these proteins:
- a CDS encoding response regulator transcription factor: MPQRNLQAVPVRATSPAARAERFSSVRAEGESGWSEPPVRGTGYAPRGQQRDGVRPAPLTPTVYIVDDDTEMRETLRSLVSSVNLPVETYASAQEFLETQNGSRAGCLVVDLRMPGLSGIDLQDELVARKAQLPVIMISGYGDVTTAARAMRAGAIDFLEKPISRQLLLDRVREALEVDRQRRRAEAERAEVAARVARLTPRERQVMELVVSGNTNKVIAIDLGLCEKTVEVHRAHVMEKMKVQSLAELVRLAILVRPGGAS, translated from the coding sequence ATGCCCCAGCGAAACCTGCAAGCGGTGCCTGTGAGAGCCACATCCCCGGCCGCGCGTGCCGAGCGATTCTCGAGCGTGCGCGCAGAGGGCGAGTCGGGCTGGAGCGAGCCGCCGGTGCGCGGCACCGGCTACGCCCCGCGCGGCCAGCAGCGCGACGGCGTGCGGCCCGCGCCGCTCACGCCCACCGTCTACATCGTGGACGACGACACGGAGATGCGCGAGACCCTGCGCTCGCTGGTCAGCTCCGTGAACCTCCCGGTGGAGACCTACGCCAGCGCGCAGGAGTTCCTCGAGACGCAGAACGGCAGTCGAGCGGGGTGCCTCGTGGTCGACCTCCGGATGCCCGGGCTGAGCGGCATCGACCTCCAGGACGAGCTCGTCGCCCGCAAGGCGCAGCTTCCCGTCATCATGATCAGCGGCTACGGCGACGTGACGACCGCCGCGCGCGCCATGCGCGCCGGCGCGATCGACTTCCTCGAGAAGCCGATCAGCCGCCAGCTTCTCCTCGACCGGGTCCGGGAGGCGCTCGAGGTCGACCGGCAGCGCCGCCGGGCCGAGGCCGAGCGGGCCGAGGTCGCCGCCCGGGTGGCCCGCCTGACGCCCCGGGAGCGTCAGGTGATGGAGCTGGTCGTGAGCGGCAACACCAACAAGGTCATCGCCATCGACCTCGGTCTCTGCGAGAAGACGGTCGAGGTGCACCGGGCGCATGTCATGGAGAAGATGAAGGTCCAGTCCCTCGCCGAGCTGGTCCGCCTGGCCATCCTGGTGCGCCCCGGCGGCGCCTCTTAG